In Kocuria turfanensis, a single genomic region encodes these proteins:
- the serA gene encoding phosphoglycerate dehydrogenase, with amino-acid sequence MKALLLENVHPEAERILNEKGIEVETRKGALDTEELIDALDGVELLGIRSKTQVTREVFDAHPELLSVGAFCIGTNQIDLTAATEHAVTCFNAPYSNTRSVVELAIAEIISMARHLTDKNQAMHEGVWDKSATGAHEVRGRTLGIVGYGNIGSQLSVLAETLGMRVYYYDIVDRLPLGNAQRCDTLEELLERVETVSLHVDGRAGNDSLFGREQFERMRPRSLFLNLCRGMVVDYNALRDALVSGHIAGASVDVFPNEPKSAGDPFSSVLQGLPNVILTPHIGGSTQEAQVDIGRFVAGKLSAFVTSGSTTLSVNMPQVQLNSAVNGTRMLHLHRNVPGVLATVNSVLGSHGINIDRQQLSTRGDTGYLVTDAANGVTREVIEQILALPETIRLSTIN; translated from the coding sequence GTGAAAGCACTTCTGCTGGAGAACGTCCACCCCGAGGCCGAGCGCATCCTCAACGAGAAGGGCATCGAGGTCGAGACCCGCAAGGGCGCCCTCGACACCGAAGAGCTCATCGACGCCCTCGACGGCGTCGAGCTGCTCGGCATCCGGTCGAAGACCCAGGTGACCCGGGAGGTGTTCGACGCCCACCCGGAGCTGCTCTCGGTGGGCGCGTTCTGCATCGGCACCAACCAGATCGACCTCACGGCCGCCACCGAGCACGCCGTGACGTGCTTCAACGCCCCGTACTCCAACACCCGGTCGGTGGTGGAGCTCGCGATCGCCGAGATCATCTCGATGGCCCGGCACCTGACCGACAAGAACCAGGCCATGCACGAGGGCGTGTGGGACAAGTCCGCCACGGGCGCCCACGAGGTCCGCGGCCGCACCCTGGGCATCGTGGGCTACGGCAACATCGGCTCCCAGCTCTCCGTGCTCGCCGAGACGCTCGGCATGCGCGTGTACTACTACGACATCGTGGACCGCCTGCCGCTGGGCAACGCCCAGCGCTGCGACACCCTCGAGGAGCTGCTGGAGCGGGTCGAGACCGTGTCGCTGCACGTGGACGGGCGGGCCGGCAACGACAGCCTGTTCGGCCGCGAGCAGTTCGAGCGGATGCGCCCCCGCTCCCTGTTCCTCAACCTGTGCCGCGGCATGGTGGTGGACTACAACGCCCTGCGGGACGCCCTCGTCAGCGGGCACATCGCCGGGGCCTCCGTGGACGTCTTCCCGAACGAGCCCAAGTCCGCCGGCGACCCGTTCAGCTCGGTGCTGCAGGGCCTGCCCAACGTGATCCTCACCCCGCACATCGGCGGCTCCACGCAGGAGGCGCAGGTGGACATCGGCCGGTTCGTGGCGGGCAAGCTCTCGGCCTTCGTGACCTCCGGCTCCACGACCCTGTCGGTGAACATGCCGCAGGTCCAGCTCAACAGCGCCGTCAACGGCACCCGCATGCTCCACCTGCACCGCAACGTGCCGGGCGTGCTCGCGACCGTCAACAGCGTCCTGGGCAGCCACGGGATCAACATCGACCGCCAGCAGCTGTCCACCCGCGGGGACACCGGCTACCTGGTCACGGACGCCGCCAACGGCGTGACCCGCGAGGTGATCGAGCAGATCCTGGCCCTGCCGGAGACCATCCGCCTCAGCACCATCAACTGA
- a CDS encoding M14 family zinc carboxypeptidase, with amino-acid sequence MIPQHHDLATPRPSDRPRRRTAAALALAVALPLGAAAPAAADANFPSTEGRTNISSILTADDVAQELQKLERTSRYGVDAFTLAEAGMEVNTSEQGRDLWVATVGSGEEHVWLQGRIHGNEPYGTDSLLTLLKDLGTNGSAEYELLREKFTFHVIPMYNPDGAEANIRHTVLWDQVSGAPEGGTPQRIDLNRDWTAEGFAADESRAFYEYWTTVDPAWGVDIHHQGLKTEYGTGDDVTLSLGISLAPGGPTLPGLEGGAYDRLTRQMNVHVYDELSKYGFINIDRYQVGGSYEIDIKGGVVSAMMLGLDHGGLNPEGHSHPVVFFETSGNSSDGSLGQKARGKSVQQNVLALKELLLGLATGEVQQEDPERWDEIPHAPVTGYQTDYAGIIPVG; translated from the coding sequence GTGATCCCTCAGCACCACGACCTCGCGACCCCCCGCCCCTCGGACCGCCCGCGCCGCCGGACCGCGGCGGCGCTCGCGCTCGCCGTCGCCCTGCCCCTCGGCGCGGCGGCACCCGCCGCCGCGGACGCGAACTTCCCCTCCACGGAGGGGAGGACCAACATCTCGAGCATCCTGACCGCCGACGACGTGGCGCAGGAGCTGCAGAAGCTCGAGCGGACCAGCCGCTACGGCGTGGACGCCTTCACCCTCGCGGAGGCCGGGATGGAGGTGAACACCTCCGAGCAGGGACGGGACCTGTGGGTCGCGACCGTGGGCTCCGGCGAGGAGCACGTGTGGCTCCAGGGCCGCATCCACGGCAACGAGCCCTACGGCACCGACTCCCTGCTGACCCTGCTCAAGGACCTGGGCACCAACGGCTCGGCCGAGTACGAGCTGCTGCGCGAGAAGTTCACCTTCCACGTCATCCCCATGTACAACCCGGACGGCGCCGAGGCGAACATCCGGCACACCGTCCTGTGGGACCAGGTCTCCGGCGCGCCGGAGGGCGGGACGCCGCAGCGCATCGACCTCAACCGCGACTGGACGGCCGAGGGCTTCGCGGCCGACGAGTCCCGCGCCTTCTACGAGTACTGGACGACCGTCGACCCGGCCTGGGGCGTGGACATCCACCACCAGGGCCTCAAGACGGAGTACGGGACCGGCGACGACGTCACCCTGTCCCTGGGCATCTCCCTCGCCCCCGGCGGCCCGACCCTGCCGGGGCTCGAGGGCGGGGCCTACGACCGGCTCACCCGGCAGATGAACGTGCACGTCTACGACGAGCTCTCGAAGTACGGCTTCATCAACATCGACCGCTACCAGGTGGGCGGCAGCTACGAGATCGACATCAAGGGCGGTGTCGTCTCGGCGATGATGCTCGGCCTGGACCACGGCGGGCTCAACCCCGAGGGGCACTCCCACCCGGTGGTGTTCTTCGAGACCTCGGGCAACTCCTCGGACGGCAGCCTCGGCCAGAAGGCCCGCGGCAAGAGCGTGCAGCAGAACGTGCTCGCCCTCAAGGAGCTGCTGCTCGGCCTGGCCACCGGCGAGGTCCAGCAGGAGGACCCGGAGCGCTGGGACGAGATCCCGCACGCCCCGGTCACCGGCTACCAGACCGACTACGCCGGGATCATCCCGGTGGGCTGA
- a CDS encoding TetR/AcrR family transcriptional regulator encodes MLHSDDRRRQVKSANRRAILDAAAALAEEHGLGRFTVEDLAERAGVSRRTIFNHFASVDDAVYARCSELLGVIVDDFVELADATPPPAAPSTGAVFEQLADVIERTDLVRPLSRIARLVGTGENHPATVMWGHEVLQNVTARLTDEVARRNPRSDPFTVALLASSLINAMEVAFTQWAAETGAADTPGSRLVWQRLLRTAVEHLRHGFAG; translated from the coding sequence GTGCTGCACTCCGACGACCGCCGGCGCCAGGTCAAGTCCGCCAACCGCCGCGCCATCCTGGACGCCGCCGCCGCCCTCGCCGAGGAGCACGGCCTCGGCCGCTTCACCGTCGAGGACCTCGCCGAGCGCGCCGGTGTCTCGCGGCGGACGATCTTCAACCACTTCGCCTCGGTCGACGACGCCGTCTACGCCCGGTGCAGCGAGCTGCTGGGCGTGATCGTCGACGACTTCGTCGAGCTCGCCGACGCCACCCCGCCGCCCGCCGCCCCGAGCACGGGCGCGGTCTTCGAGCAGCTGGCGGACGTCATCGAGCGCACCGACCTGGTCCGGCCCCTCTCCCGCATCGCCCGGCTTGTGGGCACCGGCGAGAACCACCCGGCCACCGTCATGTGGGGTCACGAGGTCCTGCAGAACGTCACGGCCCGGCTGACGGACGAGGTGGCCCGGCGCAACCCGCGCTCCGACCCCTTCACCGTGGCGCTCCTGGCCAGCTCCCTGATCAACGCCATGGAGGTGGCCTTCACGCAGTGGGCGGCGGAGACCGGCGCGGCCGACACGCCCGGCAGCCGGCTCGTCTGGCAGCGCCTCCTGCGCACCGCGGTGGAGCACCTGCGGCACGGCTTCGCCGGCTGA
- a CDS encoding glycosyl hydrolase family 65 protein produces the protein MSGVQEQPAGHGRSTYGAVVLALAPAGAAPGPEDGARPGEDPGPVPIRAGAGALHPRHRADATALLARLRAEGVLTALVTAHPELPADPPADIVVSADPPADRTAGAGGPDRHPPAASLLLAARRLAVEPEHTVVVSDSNRLVRTAVRHGFGLVVGVDGAARRGPLLAAGAHLVVDSLEDLDIPVRAGPDDPGWGGGSGGESPWNLTYSCLDPPQEDLREALCTLGNGYQAVRGAACEFRADGTHYPGTYLAGVYDRLRQAVEGRTVEHEDLVNAPNWLLLQYRVQDGYWFAPTPANVLEHHQDLDLRIGVLTRTLRFRDEAGRTTRVTTRRFVSQEQRHLAGQESVFEAEDWSGTLTVRSLVDGDVDNHNVAADSPLTGHHLEEPELRDLGRGTVLVDTATVQSRIRIAVAARTRVLRSGAEDRMHARRPCRPAPGVIGHELTLQMAPGTRVRVEKIAALVTSRDRAVSTPALAAATLLERAGGFDELLGAHVAAWQALWSAFAVATDAGGRQGLAVNLNTFHVLQSVAAAHPDLDAGVPPRGLHGEGYRGHIFWDEMFVYPMLTLRRPEWTRALLAYRYRRLPEARAAARAAGHEGAMFPWRSGSDGGEETPRALFNPRTGRWIPDHSRLQRHVGLAIAHSVWQYYQATEDTRFLVEQGAELLVEIARFFASLAVHDPEDDRYVITGVMGPDEFHDGRPGAPGSGLRNNAYTNVMTAWLLTRAVEMVERLGRGYGGPLWRRLNLREDELAHWDRVRTRLRVPFLAGGVIAQFEGYGELPEFSWTDYRARYGRIGRLDLILDAEGLSTNDYRLAKQADVLMLLYLFSAEELRELLGQLGYDFPAEAVRATVAFYGDRSSHGSTLSNVVHAWVEARRDRGSSWSFLTRALDSDLLDAQGDTTREGVHLGAMAGSVDILTRCYTGLEIRDDMLWLHPAIPPELPRVSFSISYRDQPIQVELTRTLLRLYLAPGTAAPVRVSVDGQVHELTAGQIRQFPLAVRDG, from the coding sequence ATGAGCGGCGTCCAGGAGCAGCCCGCCGGCCACGGCAGGAGCACCTACGGGGCGGTCGTGCTCGCCCTCGCTCCCGCGGGGGCGGCACCGGGCCCCGAGGACGGCGCCCGCCCGGGCGAGGACCCCGGGCCGGTCCCGATACGCGCGGGCGCCGGCGCCCTGCACCCCCGTCACCGGGCCGACGCGACCGCGCTCCTCGCCCGGCTGCGCGCCGAGGGGGTGCTCACCGCCCTGGTCACCGCCCACCCGGAGCTGCCGGCCGACCCGCCGGCGGACATCGTGGTCTCCGCCGATCCCCCCGCGGACCGGACCGCGGGGGCGGGCGGCCCCGACCGGCACCCGCCGGCGGCGTCCCTGCTGCTCGCCGCCCGCCGGCTGGCCGTCGAGCCGGAGCACACCGTGGTGGTCAGCGACAGCAACCGCCTGGTCCGCACCGCGGTGCGCCACGGCTTCGGGCTCGTGGTCGGCGTGGACGGCGCGGCCCGGCGGGGTCCGCTGCTCGCCGCGGGCGCCCACCTCGTGGTGGACAGCCTGGAGGACCTGGACATCCCGGTGCGCGCCGGGCCCGACGACCCCGGCTGGGGCGGCGGGTCGGGCGGGGAGAGCCCCTGGAACCTCACCTACTCGTGCCTGGACCCCCCGCAGGAGGACCTGCGGGAGGCGCTGTGCACCCTCGGCAACGGGTACCAGGCCGTGCGCGGGGCGGCGTGCGAGTTCCGCGCCGACGGCACCCACTACCCCGGCACCTACCTCGCGGGCGTCTACGACCGGCTGCGCCAGGCGGTCGAGGGCCGCACGGTGGAGCACGAGGACCTCGTCAACGCACCCAACTGGCTGCTGCTGCAGTACCGCGTCCAGGACGGGTACTGGTTCGCCCCCACGCCCGCGAACGTGCTGGAGCACCACCAGGACCTGGACCTGCGCATCGGGGTGCTGACCCGCACCCTGCGCTTCCGCGACGAGGCCGGGCGGACCACCCGCGTGACCACCCGCCGGTTCGTCTCCCAGGAGCAGCGCCACCTCGCCGGGCAGGAGAGCGTGTTCGAGGCCGAGGACTGGAGCGGGACACTGACCGTGCGCAGCCTGGTGGACGGCGACGTCGACAACCACAACGTCGCCGCGGACTCCCCGCTGACCGGGCACCACCTGGAGGAGCCGGAGCTGCGGGACCTGGGCCGCGGCACGGTCCTGGTCGACACCGCCACCGTCCAGTCCAGGATCCGCATCGCCGTGGCCGCCCGCACCCGGGTGCTGCGCAGCGGGGCCGAGGACCGGATGCACGCCCGCAGACCCTGCCGCCCGGCCCCCGGCGTGATCGGCCACGAGCTGACGCTGCAGATGGCCCCGGGCACGCGCGTGCGGGTCGAGAAGATCGCCGCGCTCGTGACCTCCCGGGACCGGGCCGTCTCCACCCCCGCGCTCGCGGCCGCCACCCTGCTGGAACGGGCCGGCGGCTTCGACGAGCTGCTGGGCGCCCACGTGGCCGCCTGGCAGGCCCTCTGGTCGGCCTTCGCGGTGGCCACCGACGCCGGCGGCCGCCAGGGCCTGGCCGTGAACCTCAACACCTTCCACGTCCTGCAGTCGGTGGCGGCCGCGCACCCGGACCTGGACGCCGGCGTCCCGCCCCGCGGCCTGCACGGCGAGGGCTACCGGGGCCACATCTTCTGGGACGAGATGTTCGTCTACCCCATGCTCACCCTCCGCCGCCCCGAGTGGACCCGGGCGCTGCTGGCCTACCGGTACCGGCGCCTGCCCGAGGCCCGGGCGGCGGCGCGCGCGGCCGGCCACGAGGGCGCCATGTTCCCCTGGCGGAGCGGCAGCGACGGCGGGGAGGAGACGCCACGGGCGCTGTTCAACCCGCGCACGGGCCGGTGGATCCCCGACCACTCCCGGCTCCAGCGCCACGTGGGGCTGGCGATCGCCCACAGCGTGTGGCAGTACTACCAGGCCACCGAGGACACCCGCTTCCTCGTGGAGCAGGGCGCCGAGCTGCTGGTGGAGATCGCCCGGTTCTTCGCGAGCCTGGCCGTGCACGACCCCGAGGACGACCGGTACGTGATCACCGGTGTGATGGGCCCCGACGAGTTCCACGACGGCCGCCCGGGCGCGCCCGGCTCGGGGCTGCGCAACAACGCCTACACCAACGTCATGACGGCGTGGCTGCTGACCCGGGCCGTGGAGATGGTCGAGCGCCTCGGCCGGGGCTACGGCGGGCCCCTGTGGCGGCGGCTGAACCTGCGCGAGGACGAGCTCGCCCACTGGGACCGGGTCCGCACCCGGCTGCGCGTGCCGTTCCTGGCCGGCGGCGTGATCGCGCAGTTCGAGGGCTACGGGGAGCTGCCGGAGTTCTCGTGGACGGACTACCGGGCCCGGTACGGCCGGATCGGGCGGCTGGACCTCATCCTCGACGCCGAGGGTCTGTCCACCAACGACTACCGGCTGGCCAAGCAGGCGGACGTGCTGATGCTCCTGTACCTCTTCTCCGCCGAGGAGCTGCGCGAGCTGCTGGGGCAGCTGGGCTACGACTTCCCCGCCGAGGCGGTGCGGGCCACGGTGGCCTTCTACGGCGACCGCTCCTCGCACGGGTCCACGCTCTCCAACGTGGTGCACGCCTGGGTGGAGGCCCGCCGGGACCGCGGCAGCTCCTGGTCCTTCCTGACCCGTGCCCTGGACAGCGACCTCCTCGACGCCCAGGGGGACACGACCCGGGAGGGCGTCCACCTGGGGGCGATGGCCGGTTCCGTGGACATCCTCACCCGCTGCTACACGGGCCTGGAGATCCGGGACGACATGCTGTGGCTGCACCCGGCCATCCCGCCGGAGCTGCCCCGGGTGTCCTTCTCGATCAGCTACCGGGACCAGCCGATCCAGGTGGAGCTGACCCGCACCCTGCTGCGGCTCTACCTGGCGCCCGGCACCGCGGCGCCGGTGCGGGTCAGCGTGGACGGCCAGGTGCACGAGCTGACCGCCGGGCAGATCCGGCAGTTCCCCCTGGCGGTGCGCGATGGCTGA
- a CDS encoding response regulator transcription factor translates to MSTTPAGRVLVVDDEADLAHLIQGYLVKAGFEVTVRHIGTEAVEAVREQGPQVVVLDLGLPGMDGVEVCRQVRTFSNCYILMLTARDDEVDKLVGLSVGADDYMTKPFSPRELVARVQVMMRRVHQAGSDPVLGHGAGAAEAAPGSHRIGSLVVDHMAREVHLDEQPVALTRIEFDLLAALAANPQTVLSRRQLVDLVWDAHWTGDEHLVDVHIGRIRKKLHDEATAPRFIHTVRGIGYRMGSGR, encoded by the coding sequence ATGTCCACGACGCCGGCGGGCCGGGTCCTGGTCGTCGACGACGAGGCGGATCTGGCGCACCTGATCCAGGGCTACCTGGTCAAGGCCGGGTTCGAGGTCACGGTCCGTCACATCGGCACCGAGGCCGTGGAGGCCGTGCGCGAGCAGGGCCCACAGGTCGTGGTGCTGGACCTCGGGCTGCCGGGGATGGACGGGGTCGAGGTGTGCCGGCAGGTGCGCACCTTCTCGAACTGCTACATCCTCATGCTCACCGCCCGCGACGACGAGGTGGACAAGCTCGTGGGCCTGTCGGTGGGAGCTGACGACTACATGACCAAACCGTTCAGTCCCCGCGAGCTGGTGGCTCGCGTGCAGGTCATGATGCGCCGGGTCCACCAGGCCGGCTCCGACCCCGTCCTCGGGCACGGCGCCGGGGCGGCGGAGGCCGCGCCGGGCTCGCACAGGATCGGAAGCCTGGTCGTGGACCACATGGCGCGCGAGGTGCACCTGGACGAGCAGCCGGTGGCGCTGACCCGCATCGAGTTCGACCTGCTGGCCGCCCTGGCCGCCAACCCTCAGACGGTGCTCAGCCGCCGGCAGCTGGTCGACCTGGTCTGGGACGCCCACTGGACCGGGGACGAGCACCTGGTGGACGTGCACATCGGGCGGATCCGCAAGAAGCTGCACGACGAGGCCACCGCTCCCCGCTTCATCCACACGGTGCGCGGGATCGGCTACCGGATGGGCTCCGGACGATGA
- a CDS encoding MMPL family transporter: MAQFLYRLGRLAARRAWTVIAAWAAVLVIAGSTFAVAGGQLTTAITIPGTETQRLSDRLQDELPGAGHGTGRIVFRTETGEPFTAGQREQIGTALTAAGDSAGVDGVLDPFTAQAEREDQQQQLADGREQLADGRDRLEEGRARLDDAEATLEENQEKLDAAREQAERADAPGPVRDELEERQEDLDDGRADLERNRAELEAGAEELEASAPELARGERLLALAEDTRTVSEDGTAAMAVVTFTAQQQAVTAEDKEALQAAVDGVAIDGVQVEYSSEIAQDISQLFGPAEVIGVLIAAVVLLVMLGTLVAAGLPILTALTGVGIGALATLSFSGVVQMTSVTPMLGLMLGLAVGIDYSLFILNRHRQQLLRGVGLHESIGLATGTSGNAVVFAGLTVIIALAALNVTGIGFLGMMGTAAAVCVAVAVLIAVTLTPALLSLAGHRLLSARAREQAARTPAHRGERREGLATRRPVPTLLAGVTALVLIALPAASMRLGLPDASSEPADSTQYRAYRIIDEKFGAGANGPVLVVADLPEGTDATEAADLQVAVGEELMERENVVSVVPAGLSEDRRTAVFQVTPAEGPAAASTEELVDDLRAFSPALEEEHGVGIGVTGLTGGNIDVSQKLAAALPLYLTVVLGLSLLLMVLVFRSVLVPVIATAGFMLSLFAAFGAVVAIYQWGWLGAVFGVHDPGPVLSFLPTLLVGVLFGLAMDYQLFLVSGMREAYVHGRSARAAVREGLDAGRAVVTAAAIIMISVFAGFVFSHMAMVRPLGFGLAFGVLVDAFVVRMMLIPAAMHLLGDRAWWLPRWLDRVLPDVDVEGQSLERDPGTAPQEPAPARTGAEEAREPVAVP; this comes from the coding sequence ATGGCCCAATTCCTGTACCGACTCGGGCGCCTCGCCGCCCGCCGCGCCTGGACCGTGATCGCGGCCTGGGCGGCCGTGCTCGTCATCGCCGGCAGCACCTTCGCCGTGGCCGGCGGCCAGCTGACCACCGCGATCACGATCCCGGGCACCGAGACCCAGCGGCTGTCCGACCGCCTCCAGGACGAGCTGCCCGGCGCCGGGCACGGCACCGGGCGCATCGTGTTCCGCACGGAGACCGGTGAGCCGTTCACCGCCGGGCAGCGGGAGCAGATCGGCACGGCCCTGACGGCCGCCGGCGACTCCGCCGGGGTCGACGGCGTGCTCGACCCCTTCACCGCCCAGGCGGAGCGCGAGGACCAGCAGCAGCAGCTCGCCGACGGCCGCGAGCAGCTGGCCGACGGGCGGGACCGGCTCGAGGAGGGACGCGCCCGGCTCGACGACGCCGAGGCCACCCTGGAGGAGAACCAGGAGAAGCTCGACGCCGCCCGCGAGCAGGCCGAGCGGGCCGACGCCCCGGGCCCGGTGCGCGACGAGCTCGAGGAGCGCCAGGAGGACCTCGACGACGGGCGCGCGGACCTGGAGCGCAACCGGGCCGAGCTCGAGGCCGGCGCCGAGGAGCTCGAGGCCAGCGCCCCGGAGCTGGCCCGCGGCGAGCGGCTGCTGGCCCTGGCCGAGGACACCCGCACCGTCTCGGAGGACGGGACCGCGGCGATGGCCGTGGTGACCTTCACCGCCCAGCAGCAGGCGGTGACCGCCGAGGACAAGGAGGCGCTGCAGGCGGCCGTGGACGGGGTGGCGATCGACGGCGTCCAGGTCGAGTACTCGAGCGAGATCGCCCAGGACATCTCCCAGCTGTTCGGTCCCGCCGAGGTGATCGGCGTCCTGATCGCGGCCGTGGTGCTGCTGGTGATGCTCGGCACCCTGGTCGCGGCCGGCCTGCCCATCCTCACGGCCCTCACCGGCGTGGGCATCGGCGCCCTGGCGACCCTCTCCTTCTCCGGGGTCGTGCAGATGACCTCGGTGACCCCCATGCTCGGGCTCATGCTCGGGCTGGCCGTGGGCATCGACTACTCGCTGTTCATCCTCAACCGGCACCGCCAGCAGCTGCTGCGGGGCGTGGGGCTGCACGAGTCGATCGGCCTGGCCACCGGCACCTCGGGCAACGCGGTGGTCTTCGCCGGGCTCACCGTGATCATCGCCCTGGCCGCCCTGAACGTCACGGGCATCGGGTTCCTGGGGATGATGGGCACCGCGGCGGCGGTGTGCGTGGCCGTGGCCGTGCTGATCGCCGTCACCCTCACCCCCGCGCTGCTGTCGCTGGCCGGGCACCGGCTGCTCTCGGCCCGGGCCCGGGAGCAGGCCGCCCGCACCCCGGCGCACCGCGGCGAGCGGCGCGAGGGCCTGGCCACCCGCCGCCCGGTGCCGACCCTGCTGGCCGGGGTCACGGCCCTCGTGCTGATCGCCCTCCCGGCGGCCTCGATGCGGCTGGGCCTGCCGGACGCCTCCTCGGAGCCGGCCGACTCCACCCAGTACCGGGCCTACCGGATCATCGACGAGAAGTTCGGCGCCGGCGCCAACGGGCCGGTGCTGGTGGTCGCGGACCTGCCCGAGGGCACCGACGCGACCGAGGCCGCGGACCTGCAGGTGGCCGTCGGCGAGGAGCTCATGGAGCGGGAGAACGTCGTCTCGGTCGTCCCGGCCGGGCTCTCCGAGGACCGGCGCACCGCGGTCTTCCAGGTCACCCCCGCCGAGGGCCCGGCCGCCGCGTCCACCGAGGAGCTCGTCGACGACCTCCGCGCCTTCTCCCCCGCCCTGGAGGAGGAGCACGGCGTCGGCATCGGCGTCACCGGCCTGACCGGCGGCAACATCGACGTCTCGCAGAAGCTCGCCGCCGCGCTGCCGCTGTACCTGACCGTGGTGCTGGGACTGTCCCTGCTGCTCATGGTGCTGGTGTTCCGCTCGGTCCTCGTGCCGGTGATCGCCACCGCCGGGTTCATGCTCTCGCTCTTCGCGGCCTTCGGCGCCGTGGTGGCCATCTACCAGTGGGGCTGGCTGGGCGCCGTGTTCGGCGTCCACGACCCGGGCCCGGTGCTCAGCTTCCTGCCCACGCTGCTCGTGGGCGTGCTGTTCGGGCTGGCCATGGACTACCAGCTGTTCCTCGTCTCCGGGATGCGGGAGGCCTACGTCCACGGCCGCTCCGCCCGCGCCGCCGTGCGGGAGGGCCTCGACGCGGGCCGGGCCGTGGTCACGGCCGCGGCGATCATCATGATCTCGGTGTTCGCCGGCTTCGTCTTCTCCCACATGGCCATGGTGCGGCCCCTCGGCTTCGGCCTGGCCTTCGGGGTGCTCGTCGACGCCTTCGTGGTGCGGATGATGCTGATCCCCGCGGCCATGCACCTGCTCGGGGACCGGGCGTGGTGGCTCCCCCGCTGGCTGGACCGGGTGCTGCCCGACGTCGACGTCGAGGGCCAGTCCCTGGAGCGCGACCCCGGGACGGCTCCGCAGGAGCCCGCCCCGGCGCGCACGGGTGCCGAGGAGGCCAGGGAGCCCGTCGCCGTGCCGTGA
- a CDS encoding sensor histidine kinase, which translates to MTTAAPATGSQPGAAGAPRHWGTLTARMMLAQTAVLAAGLVTVIATAALIGPAMFYRELLLAGHADEATGLDHLQDAFREVGLTAMATGGIPALYIAGLLSFYLHRTVGRSLRAFTSAAREVADGHYDVQVPTTGLGKEFDVLAVSFNDMAARLAAIDTTRRQMLADLAHEMRTPLASLKGHLEGVEDGVVDLDERTQAILAAQIARLERLARDIRDLTVAEEGMTRLHPSPVDPQHLVAQAVAGIQPAAAAKDVAVTTSSTGSGAGPVLLDPERIGQVLANLLENALRHTGPGGHVQVHTEHTDHALGITVADDGEGIAPEHLPHVFQRFYRAAPGREHDRDRSGSGLGLAISKALVEAHGGTLEAASPGPGQGASFRLLLPHRSGS; encoded by the coding sequence ATGACCACCGCAGCACCGGCCACGGGATCACAGCCGGGCGCGGCGGGGGCGCCGCGGCACTGGGGCACCCTGACCGCGCGGATGATGCTGGCCCAGACCGCGGTGCTGGCCGCCGGGCTGGTCACGGTGATCGCCACCGCCGCCCTGATCGGCCCGGCCATGTTCTACCGGGAGCTGCTCCTGGCCGGGCACGCCGACGAAGCCACCGGGCTGGACCACCTGCAGGACGCCTTCCGCGAGGTCGGGCTCACCGCGATGGCCACGGGCGGGATCCCCGCCCTCTACATCGCCGGGCTGCTCAGCTTCTACCTCCACCGCACCGTCGGCCGCTCCCTGCGGGCCTTCACCTCCGCGGCCCGGGAGGTCGCCGACGGCCACTACGACGTGCAGGTGCCCACGACCGGACTGGGCAAGGAGTTCGACGTCCTGGCCGTCTCCTTCAACGACATGGCCGCCCGCCTCGCGGCCATCGACACCACCCGCCGCCAGATGCTGGCCGATCTCGCCCACGAGATGCGCACTCCACTGGCCAGTCTCAAGGGCCATCTGGAGGGCGTCGAGGACGGGGTCGTGGATCTCGACGAACGCACCCAGGCGATCCTGGCCGCCCAGATCGCTCGCCTGGAGCGCCTGGCCCGGGACATCCGGGATCTCACCGTGGCCGAGGAAGGCATGACCCGCCTGCACCCGTCCCCGGTGGACCCGCAGCACCTCGTGGCCCAGGCGGTGGCCGGCATCCAGCCGGCCGCCGCCGCCAAGGACGTGGCCGTGACGACCTCCAGCACCGGATCGGGCGCCGGGCCGGTGCTCCTGGATCCGGAGCGGATCGGGCAGGTGCTCGCCAACCTGCTGGAGAACGCCCTGCGCCACACCGGGCCCGGCGGGCATGTCCAGGTGCACACCGAGCACACCGACCACGCCCTGGGCATCACCGTCGCCGACGACGGGGAGGGCATCGCGCCGGAACACCTGCCGCACGTCTTCCAGCGGTTCTACCGCGCCGCCCCGGGGCGCGAGCACGACCGTGACCGCAGCGGGTCGGGACTCGGCCTGGCCATCAGCAAGGCCCTCGTGGAGGCCCACGGCGGAACCCTGGAGGCCGCCAGCCCCGGACCCGGCCAGGGGGCCAGCTTCCGGCTGCTCCTGCCCCACCGTTCCGGCAGCTGA